The region TAGCTCCCAGTTGGTTTGCCGTTGGATGTCCATGTGCCGACTGCCGAGTTCTTGGATGTCACTAAGCGGTTCTAGTGGGTTGGTGAGAGATCTGGCCTCCCAAGATCTCTTACTCTGTTTTACCTTCGTTTGGGACATGGTAATTTGTCAAATTGTTCCAGCACACACAAGATTCAGCATGCATGATCTGATGGTCAGGTCTCGTTGCTGAGCAATTGCAGTGTTCTTCTGTTCGCTCGAGCTGGTAGCTGGTGCTCATGCTCTGTTGCAGGGCACGGTCGTGGCCACAAATGAACGGGTCGCTGTTTGAGTTGGTGTCAAGTGTGCTAGGCACAAGACACACCGCTTAATTATTTTATGCCCTATGCAAAactaaaaaacgtcttacattttggtATAGAGGTAGTACTGTGATCAACTTATACCGGAAGGCTTGGCAATAAAAAACTTGGGAGTGCTTTTGCCTCGTAGAGATCTGCTTACTCACGAACGAAATGGTTGTTTTAGCCACGAAATGAAGAGAACTCTGCACCCATTGTTTTGATGCTGCAGCCTATCACCTTGTTGCCTGCGTGATCCTTTGTGTGGGCGCGTTCATGTTGGCTCTGTCCATCCTAGTCGTGCAGAGGCCGAatgtgtgctcattgtgtttgcATCCCCTCGATGCTTCATTACGAGCTAATAAAAACGCCCTTTATCGGAAAAAAGTCACCTTGTAATTAAACTGCTTGCTTGATACTGGTGACTGTTTTTCAGGGGAGGACAACCAGCTCCTCAAGGGGATCAACAGCTACAGAGCTTCGCTCAAGGTCCCGGCGCTCACCGAGAACAGCAATGCCGACTGCCTGGCCGAGCAGCTAGCGAAGAAGTTCAAGGGCCAGGAGTGCACCAACACCACCGGAGCCAACACCGTGCCCGGCACCGAGCCGCAGTTCCCCGACTACCCCCAGTTCCTCGACCGATGCCACCTCAACGCGTCGGTGACCGAGGACGGGCAGGTGATGCCGGCATGCGTGCCCGGCCTTGTGGCCGACATTGTGCTGACCAACTACACCAAGTCCCAGTACAACCGGTTCCTCAACGACACCAAGTACTCCGGCGTCGGGATCGCCAACGAAGGCGACTGGGTGGTCGTCGTCCTCAGCACCAGCACCGACTCCGGCGACTACTCCCCTGCTCCCCCAGGCTCCAACTGGGCTCCTTCGGTCCAGCCGTTCAGCTGGATGATTGTTTCGCTGGTAGGGTTCGTAGTTTTGCTGATGAAGTGAGAAGATCGATGTTGTGTTGCTCATATCGCGTGCTACACCGCTGCAAATGAGCGTGTTGATCTTATACCCGTGTCAATCGTTTCTGTATCATTCAGATTTTCATTTCTACTTGGTCCAGTTGACACCACAGTACAGTAGCATATGCATGCCACGAGGTTTGGGATCAAAACTTCTTTTTTTCAGTATTTTCCTTTGACCACAATTGGCAATGGCCTTATGGATATTGTGGTCAGGTGATGTGCATTATTGAACCACATCTTTCATCTTTGAACATTTAGCTAAGAGGCcccgcttcggtacaacccccctcGCAATATGTATAAAGGATAGTATGGACTTTTCACAATTTGTATCTACTTCTGTAGAAACGTATACGCAGGGCAgcttacttgggccggcccatatTGGGATGGCATGCGGTCAAAAATAGTGAACAAGGATTGCACAAGCTGGAAATCGAACCCACGATCACTTAAAACATTAAGTGCGACCAGAACCACTGCCACATTTTCCCTTCAAACCTGGCGTGGATGACTACTTGGACACGCTACGTTGAACATGATGTTTTTTGGGACATTCTTGAAATGACCTCAACATTTGCCAGTAGgtggcatgcccatggtaggcatccatgcccCCAATATTTTTTTCAGTGGgtttgtatgaccaattcaagacaCAAATTCAAGTTGCttggttttcgacaagttttgcaTTTCTAAAGGTTTCTCTGTCAAAAAGGTCGATAAATGGCTAGatgtgtcgcaacttgcatacggtgtcggaAGTAGTTCAAACCcgacatggatgcctaccatgggcatgtcCACCTAGTGGCAAAAATTATGATAATTTTAAGGATGTCCACGAAAACAACATGTTTAACGGAGGGTCTTCAGGTTGGCCGGAAGGGTATGTTAGAGAGCACGTTGTTTTtcgacatccttgaaatgacccTAATTTTTTTTCATGTCCTCGTATGCAAATTCAACGAACCATGACAAGTTGTTTTTGTTTCCGACAAGTTTTGTATTTTTCTAGACTTTTCTCAGTAAGAAAATGCAAAAAAGGCTGGATTGTCGCAACGTGCGTACGGTGTCGGAAGTCATTCAGACCAGACATGGATGCCTAACATGGGCATGCCCACTTGCTTCCAAAAGTTGGGGGCATGTATGATATTTCCAAAGAAATACCATGTTCAAAGGAGAGTGTTCGAATAGGCCAGAAGGATATGTTTGGGAGCACCTAATTTCTCGACATTCCTTAAATGATCCTATTTTTCTCATggtcttgtatgaccaattcaaggcaccatgccaaatTGTTTGACTTTTTGCCAAGTTTGGCATCTTTTCAGTTTTCTCGGTGAAAAATGCCGATTAATGTCAAAATGTGTCAAAACGTGGATACGATGTCAGAAGTCATTCAAACCAGGCATGAATGCCTCATATGTCCATGCCAGACTCTTACAAGAAGCTGGGATCATTTATCCATAGCCTAAAATATACCAGTTAGATGAGTGTATTTATAATTCCCGTCATTATAACTCAACATAAACATTTTTTTCCTAACAATTTATTGAAATTTTTCAACAATTTTGGAATTTCAAAGTGTgtatgaaaattttactaacttgaaCACTTTTTCCCAAAATTATTAACAAACTATGAAAAAATGATGAAAATTTTGAACAAATATTGCAAACCACGtacttttttcaaaaaatcatcaaCTTTTTCGAAATGCATACAtttcttaaatttgtgaacaaGAAATTCGAAAATTGGAATATTTTATGAAATTCCAGAATAGTTTTTAGAATTTTAAACaatatttgaaaacaagaacattttatgTTATGCCAAAcaaattttcaaatttttgaacaagtttcacaaagaataataaagttcaaaattagaaaaatggATTACCAAAAAGAGAAGAAAAAcgaaaataattgcaaaaaaataaTTGCTTAGGCTCTAGAAAATAAGAaatgttttcagaaaatgttagtATACTAGAAAAAATATTTGCAAATTTGagtttctttttctgtgttttataATAATGCTCGCCAATTTTTAAAACTGTTTGCATTTTTATATGTTCAgaaatttaaaaattgttcatgatttcaagaaaatgttcacaaatttgataaATTATTCGTCTTTTCGAAAAAATGTCTGCAGTTTCCGAAGAATGTTGACAATTCTGAAAAATTGTTCatagaatttaaaaaatattcacaaagtcaAAGTATTTTTCATAAAAGGGGATTAGAAATTTGAAGAAAATTCTCGTttccaaaagaagttcaaattttgaTTTTTTTCGTATCTTGAAAAAAATCCATGTTTTCGAAAAATATTCCAAAAGATGAAAAACacattagttttttttcttttccctaataataaagcacggattgaatcCGTCGGGTTcatcgtcacaatacgcttctttccgtgaatttacgctttcagtttaatTTAAAACATACGGATTAGAGACGCTGCCGTAGACGTCACGAAGCTCGCTGGCCTGTGTGTGCACGTTGGGTAGCTGGTCTTTCCTGGCCAAGTTGCCGAGGAGCATCGTAGTGAGAAGGCAGCAGCCAGCGCAAGCTCCTCGAGCAGCGGTGGGGACTACGAGGAcgtcggcaacaaggactagcccCGGCTGGGTCTTGGCGCTATGGTGTCTCCCTCATCTATAGGGAGCGCCAATGATGGCGCCATGGCTGCTTTGATAGAGATGGACCTGTTCAACTGATAAAAGTGGACGCCGTGGGTGTCAgtgataagaatatcatatttcttcttgacagtaggaagaggaaattcaaaacctccaataatgatagttggaatttttccaatagaattgatgctatgaacttgaggttgtttcctcggaaagtgtaccgtatgcgcattaccattaatatgaaaagtgacattgcctttgttgcaatcaataacagcccctgcagtgttcaaaaagggtctaccaaggataatcgacatactatcgtcctcgggaatatcaagaataacaatgtccgttaagatagtaacgtttgcaaccacaacaggcacatacacacaaataccgacaggtatagcagttgatttattagctatttgcaaagatatttcagtaggtgtcaacttattcaatttaagtctctgatataaagagagaggcataacactaacaccggctccaagatcacataaagcagttttaacatagtttcttttaatggagcatggtatagttggtacttctggatctccaagtttctttggtattccacccttaaaagtataattagcaagcatggtggaaatttcagcttccggtatctttcttttatttgtaataatatctttcatgtacttagcataaggatttactttaagcatatcagttaggcgcatacgcaagaagatggatctaatcatttcagcaaaacgctcaaaatcctcatcatcctttttcttgtatggcttaggaggaaaaggcatgggtttctgaacccatggttctctttctttaccgtgcttcttagcaacaaagtctctcttaccaTAATGTTGattttttgattgtgggttatcaagatcaacaacatgttcaatctatacaccattattattgctaggttgagcatcaacatgtacattatcattaaaattatcactaggttcatgttcatcaccagattgtgtttcagcatcagaaatagaaatatcattgggattctctggtgtgcctacaacaggttcactagaagaatgcgaagttctatcatttttatttttcttccttttagaaggactaggtgcatccaaattatttctctgagaattttgctcaattctcttagggtggccttcaggatacaaaggttcctgagtcattttaccagttctagtagccactctaacagcaaaatcatgtttatcatttaattcatcgagcaaatcattttgagctttaagtacttgttctgcttgagtggtaaccatagaagcatatttactaatgagcttaagttcacctttaactctagccatataatcactcaagcgtccaatcatgtaagcattactctttaattctctaccaacataagcattgaaattttcttgtctagccataaagtcatcaaattcatccaagcattggctagcaaacttagtagatgggatttcaactttatcatatctatagagataatttacctttactacccgtgtcgggttatcaagaccatgtgtttattCAATAGGTggcatattaagaccatgtatttcttcaacaggaggtaaattcttaacatcttcagctttaatacctttttctttcatagatttctttgcctcttgcatatcttcaggactgagaaatagaacacctctcttcttcggagttggtttaggaattggctcaggaagagtccaattattttcattagtcaacatattattcaatagcaattcagcttgatcaactgttctttccctgaaaacacaaccagcacaactatccaagtggtccttggaagcatcggttagtccattataaaagatatcaagtatttcatttttcttaagaggatgatcatgcaaagcattaagtaaccggagaagcctcccccaagcttgtgggagactctcttcttcaatttgcacaaaattatatatttcccttaaggcagcttgtttcttatgagcagggaaatatttagcaaagaagtaataaatcatatccttgggactacgcacacaaccaggatcaagagaattaaaccaagttttagcatcaccctttaatgagaacgaaaatatcttaaggatataatagtagcgagatttctcatcgttAGTGAacggggtggctatatcattcaatttagtaagatgtgccacaacagttgcaGTTTcagagccataaaaaggatcagattcaaccaaagtaattatctcaggatcgatagagaaatcataatccttatcagtaacaaagataggtgaagtagcaaaagcagggtcatatttcattctagcattcagggatttctgtttcagtttagctaataacttcttaagatcagatctatcattgcaggcaagaaaatctctagcagtttcttcatccataacataaccctcaggaacaacatgcaattcatacttagggggagaaccttcatcatcactatcttcaataatatcagtttcaataatttcattccctctaaccctagcaagttgttctcaagatattcacctaatggcacaatagtatcaagcatagaagtggtttcatcataagtatcatgcatagtagaagtggcatcatcaataacatgcgacatatcaggattcatagcagaagcaggtttaggtgtcgcaagcttactcataacagaaggagaatcaagtgtagagttagatggcagttccttacctcccctcgtagttgagggataaatcttagttctttcgtctttcaagttcctcatagtgaccagtagatataaatcccaagtgactcaaagaatagagttatgctccccgacaatggcgccagaaaatagtattgataacccacaagtataggggatcgcaacagttttcaagggtagagtattcaacccaaatttattgattcgacacaaggggagccaaagaatattctcaagtattagcagttgagttgtcatttcaaccacacctggataacttagtatctgcagcaaagtatttagtagcaaagtagtatggaagtaacagtaacaatggcaaaagtaacggtagcagttttgtagtaattgtaacagtagcagcattaagtaaataagcaaagcacggtatgtgaaaagctcgtaggcattggatcagtgatggataattatgtcggatgcgattcctcatgtaatagttataacatagggtgacacagaactagctccagttcatcaatgtaatgtaggcatgtattccgaatatagtcatacgtgcttatggaaaagaacttgcatgacatcttttgtcctaccctcccgtggcagcggggtcctaatggaaactaagggatattaaggcctccttttaatagagtaccggaccaaagcattagcacttagtgaatacatgaactcctcaaactacggtcatcaccgagaagtatcccgattattgtcacttcggggttatcggatcataacacataataggtgactatagacttgcaagataggatcaagaactcacatatattcatgaaaacataataggttcagatctgaaatcatggcactcgggccctggtgacaagcataaagcatagcaaagtcacaacaacatcaatctcagaacatagtggatactagggatcaaaccctaacaaaactaacttgattacatggtaaatctcatccacccatcaccgtccagcaagcctatgatggaattactcacgcacggcggtgagcatcatgaaattggtgatggaggatggttgatgatgacgacgacgatgaatgcccctctccggagccctgaacggactccaaatcagccctcctgagagagattagggcttggcggcggctccgtatcgtaaaacgcgatgaaactttttctctgatttttttctccgcgaaagcaaatatatggagttggagttgaggttggtggacgtccagggggcccacgaggcagggggagcgccctaggggagggggcgcgcccccaccctcgtggacagggtgtgggacccctgatattaattcttttgccaatattttttattaattctgaaaagttgctccgtggatttttaggtcattccgagaacttttatttctgcacaaaagtaacaccatggcaattctgctggaaacatcatcagtccgggttagttccattcaaatcatgcaagttagagtccaaaacaagggcaaaagtgtttggaaaagtagatacgacggagacgtatcacgcgcagaaacctgtagggtcctcgcactttgtgcactgcaaatgaaacacactagattcagtaagaagaaaaatgcatcaacggcggcggctgccatcctaggagtacctgcgaccaagggacttggatttatcggggatggatgaagaattcgtacctggttctccatgagaaaactctatgcaatcgccgagagggggttttctttgaacaagcagacaagagagaaggggattcaggcccagtgaaatattgccgcttcgtccatccagcttactgctaaagctggaagggggggggggttgtgatttgacggctcattgggcattactgcggcactaCGATCGGGGTGTGTCtaacgtgcagttgtgcactctaatttgtgcatatggcacgtggaccccgttgctggATGCCCCCACATATgagtgaaaggaagtagaaagacaggagtaactagttacacataaaattatttttgacagagagatactccctctgtaaaagaaatatacaaatcttttatatcacaactttatacataagaaaaatcaaggggaatatatataacatatataattataaaaaacagagttgtttttaacacagtatagacgagttggtgatgatggtttgtgtcagtgtcaaaaccggcagatctcgggtagggggtcccgaactgtgcgtctaggcggatggtaacaggagacaagggacacgatgtttttacccaggttcgggccctctcggtggaggtaaaaccctactcctgcttgattaatattgatgatatgggtagtacaagagtagatctaccacgagatcaaggaggctaaaccctagaagctagcctatggtatgattgttgttcgtcctatggactaaaaccctccggtttatatagacatcggagaggtctagggttacacagagtcggttacaatggtaggagatctacatatccgtatcgccaagcttgccttccacgccaaggaaagtcccatctggacacgggacgaagtcttcaatcttgtatcttcatagtcttggagtccggccgacggtgatagttcggctatccggacaccccctagtctaggactccctcagtagcccctgaaccaggctttaatgacgacgagtccggcgcgcatgttgtcttcggcattgcaaggcgggttcctcctccgaataattcttagaagattgtgaacaccaggatagtgtacggctctgcaaaataaattccacataccaccgtagagagaataatatttacacaagttcaatctgcttacGTAtctcgtggcatgatgtcacaccacgTCCAAACCTTTATTCAAattgtttttactgttccacctcagcgcgtttagcgaagcggtttccttggcacgtcttgtcaaagcagagatcgtgtccccttattccgagattctcatcaatacggacgtgggtaacccaaccgcgccattaattgcggcgcttgggagataagcgagttttaccgggctggtggggacacatagtttcgtctgcccatatataaggggacaaggatccacctttttacctacgccttcttcctcctttgcttatccttctccgcgcactcgagctccagcgcccaagtccgcacatcttacCTCAACCttctcaaccatgtccggagcgggaggcaagtggatggcctcctccgtcacggaggggcacatcaaaaagctgcgcaaggccggatatttgtccagcgatatcgcgcaccggctccccgacgaggggcaactcatccccacccccagccccacgagagggtggtgttccttccccatttcctccgcggactgggcttcccactccacccatttgttcgggggctcatgttctactatggcctggatttccatgacctggccccggattttatcctcaacatctcggcgtttatcgtcatgtgcaaggccttcctctgtatccagccccactttggcttatggctaaagacttttaatgtcaagccgaaggtagtgggtggccgccaagcagagtgcagaggtgccatggtgggcaagatgcccaacgtcacctggctcgagggcaccttcgtggaaaccatcaaagggtggcaatcggggtggttctacgtcactgagccacgtgaccctgaatgggcagcggcccccgaattcagatctggcatccccacacggctcacctcctggaaagagaagggcctgtcgtggggcgattcggaggagctgaccggactccaatcctgtctctaaaccctggtgaacaagaagctcaagcttgtcaacgtagtc is a window of Triticum dicoccoides isolate Atlit2015 ecotype Zavitan chromosome 2B, WEW_v2.0, whole genome shotgun sequence DNA encoding:
- the LOC119362739 gene encoding uncharacterized GPI-anchored protein At3g06035-like, yielding MDSSSRAALFCFLAVASSLLHPARSDGEDNQLLKGINSYRASLKVPALTENSNADCLAEQLAKKFKGQECTNTTGANTVPGTEPQFPDYPQFLDRCHLNASVTEDGQVMPACVPGLVADIVLTNYTKSQYNRFLNDTKYSGVGIANEGDWVVVVLSTSTDSGDYSPAPPGSNWAPSVQPFSWMIVSLVGFVVLLMK